DNA sequence from the Alkaliphilus metalliredigens QYMF genome:
GCTCTAAGAAAATTAGCCATCCTTTCTTTGTCTTTTCCCATTCTTTACTAAGCTCATTCAAGTTGTTCTGAGCTTCATTCCAATTTTCTTCTTCAATCGCTTCGTCTAATTGTTCTATCTGCTCAACAAGTTTTTGGGTGCTTTGTGAGATATATTCACTGAGCCAAATGGATCCAGCAAAAAATATAATTAATATGATAATTGTTATGACCACAACCTTCATTTCCGTCTTCTCCTTTTCTTAAACTTGACTCTTTACTTTGCTTTTTCCTGTGCATGAAAGTTTCCCTCAGAGGAAATAAAGGCAAAGAATACATTGTGCAGCCCTTTAATTCCTTCGTTTTCTGTTTGCTTTAGTAGCCAACTCATATCATATCCGGCCCGTTTCAAATTATTCTGGTTCACTTTCCCATCTATGATTAATGTCACTGGTAACTCCTCCTGTTGTACGGCCACAGCTAGATCAGATGTGATCACACCCCTTTTATCTGGCTTTGGCATAATACTTAGTTGTCCATTGGTTTCTAAGATAGCATATTCCACATCACTCAAATTTAGATACTCCTTGGATCTTAACTGCTCTAATAAATCATTCACATTGATTCGCAATCTACGTAACTCCGAT
Encoded proteins:
- a CDS encoding DUF4363 family protein: MKVVVITIIILIIFFAGSIWLSEYISQSTQKLVEQIEQLDEAIEEENWNEAQNNLNELSKEWEKTKKGWLIFLEHYEIDSIDIVLAKVGRYAALEERETALGELAHLKTLVEHVKEKSRLHITNIL
- a CDS encoding YetF domain-containing protein — translated: MIVIFIRAFVLYMIVVIVMRMMGKGQIAEMQPFELVITIMIADLAATPMENTSVPLINGVIPILTLLSGQVIISYLSLKSTKFRGLICGKPSILIHKGRIVQSELRRLRINVNDLLEQLRSKEYLNLSDVEYAILETNGQLSIMPKPDKRGVITSDLAVAVQQEELPVTLIIDGKVNQNNLKRAGYDMSWLLKQTENEGIKGLHNVFFAFISSEGNFHAQEKAK